The genomic DNA GGCCTGTTCTTTGATCTGGTGGGCGTCGTACTGGAAGGCATTCATGCAGCGGCTCCTGTGGGCTGACCACGTGAGGTGAAAGCGTCTAAAGCTGTGTTTGAATATTTATTCAGCAGTGACAATATATTTCTATTTAGACGCCGAACCTGAAGCAGGTCAAGTGAGGGATGCACTGAAAAATGAAATAAAAGTCGAAAATACCCCTCGGACAGACGGCCAAAATCCCGCTCCGGCTTATCTATCCCGTGGCTTTGCGCTGCGTGAAAACACCGATTTAGAGGCATGCATGAAAAAATCAGCGCTTGACTTTGGCAAGGTGGCACTGGAATCTGAATTAACAGTCAAGCACGCATAAATATTCATGCCGTTTGAATGAACTCCAAAAAAAATAAGTCAGGAGAACAACGTGGACGCCAAAGCTACTGTCCAGCACCCGGCCGAACTCAAGCCGCCTCACCGTCCGCGGCTGGTAAAACTGCTCCCCAGCAATATCGGCGGCCCGCTGATCGGCCTTGTGCTGCTGGTGCTGGTCTTCTCCTTCAGCTCCGAATTCTTCTTCTCCTTGCGCAATGGCCTGAACATCCTCGATCAGGTCACGGTGCTGGGCATTCTGGCGATTGGCATGACGGCAGTGATCGTGATCGGCGGCATCGACCTGTCGGTCGGCTCGGTGCTGGCCTTCTCGATGATGATGCTTGGCTGGCTGTATCAGGATCAGGCGGTGCCACTGGGCTTCGCGATTCCGATCTCGATTGCCAGCGGCATGCTCGCCGGGCTGGTGTCCGGGGGCTTGATCACCTACGCCAAGCTGCCACCGTTCATTGCCACGCTGACCATGATGTCGGTGGCCCGTGGCCTGGCGAATATCCTCACCGAAGGCCGGCAGATCGTCGGCTATCCGGACTGGTTTACCAGCCTGGCCACGGTGCGCCATTTCGGTTTCCTCTCGGCCACGGTCGGCTTGTTTCTGGTGATGCTGGTGGTGGCCTGGGTGTTCCTGCGCTTTCGTGCCGGTGGCCGCAACCTCTACGCCATGGGCGGCAGCCCGGAAGTGGCGCGCCTGTCGGGCATCAAGGTGCGCGCGATTACCTTGTGGGTGTATGCGGTCAGCGGCGCCCTCGCCGGGATCGCTGCCGTAACCCTTGCCGCGCGTCTTGATTCATCGCAACCGAGCGCCGGGCTGAGCCTGGAACTGGACGCCATCGCCGCCGTGGTGATCGGCGGCGCCAGCCTCAGCGGCGGTGTGGGCAGCATCGGCGGCACGCTGGTCGGCGTGCTGATCATTGGCGTGTTGCGCAATGGCCTCAACCTGCTCGGCGTTTCGCCCTTCATCCAACAAGTGGTGATCGGCGTGGTCATCGCCCTCGCCGTCACCATCGACACCCTGCGACGCCGCTCCAGCACTGCCCGTTAAACCTGTTCGACAGTTGACACCCTCCAACAATAAAACCAGGAGTCACCGACATGTTCAGCCCCAAGAAACTGCTCATCGCCACCGCGCTCGCCGCCGCCACCCTCACCGCCGCCGGCACCACCTGGGCCAAGGACCTGACCATCGGCCTGGCCGTGGCGAACCTGCAGGCCGACTTCTTCAACCAGATCAAACAATCGGTGGAAGCCGAGGGCAAGGACAAGGGGATCAAGGTGATCACCGTGGACGCCCAGGGCAACTCCTCCACCCAGGTCAGCCAGATTGAAGACCTGATCACCCGCCAGATCGATGTGCTGATCTACATCCCGGCCGGTGCCACCGCCGCCGGTGTACCGGTGAAAGCCGCCAAGGCCGCGGGTATTCCGGTGATCGCCGTGGACCGCAACGCGCCGGATGCACCGGGCGATACCTTCATCGCCAGCGACAGCGTGGCCGGTGCCAAAACCCTGGCCGAGTACGTGGGCAAGATCACTGACGGCAAGGGCCGCATCGCGATCCTGCAAGGCCAGCTCGGCACCACACCGGAAATCGACCGCGCCAAGGGTTTCGAAGAAGGCCTAAAAGCCTTCCCGGACCTCAAGGTTGTCGCCCAACAACCGGCTGAATGGGCCCAGGATAAAGGCTTCGCCGTGGCCCAGGACCTGCTCCAGCGTGACCCGAATATCAGCGTATTCTTCGGCCGCGCCGACGCCATGGCCCTCGGTGCCGCCCAAGCCGTGAAAGTCGGTAACCTCGATCACAATGTCGTGGTCGTCGGTTTCGACGGCGACGTGGCCGGTCTCAAGGCTGTAGAGAGCGGCGTACTGGACGCCACCATGACCCAGCAGACCCAGAAAATGGGGCGCCTGGCCGTGGCCTCGGCGATTGACCTGAAAGCCGGCAAAGCCGTACCCAAGGAGCAACTGCTGCCGACGGTGCTGACCACCAAAGAAAACGTCGCGCCGTTCCTGCAACAGCACCCGTAAGCCGGAGGTGATCATGCGAGCAGCAGCTCTGGAAAACGCCCCCGACGCGGTGCTGTGCCTGCGCGATATCAGCAAGGCCTATGGGCCGGTGCAGGTGTTGTCGCAGGTCAATGTGGACATTCGCCCCGGTGAAGTGCTGGCCCTGCTCGGCGAGAACGGCGCCGGTAAATCCACCTTGTCGTCGATCATCGCCGGGCTGGTGCAACCGGAAACCGGGGGCAGCATGACCTGGCTGGGTGCGCCCTACGCGCCGGCTTCACCGGGGGCAGCATTGAGTGCCGGGATTGGCCTGATCCACCAGGAAATCCGCCTGCTGCCGCAATTGTCAATTGCCGAAAATATCTTTGTTGGCCGCCTGCCCATGCGTCACGGGCGGGTCGACCGCGACTACATCGAGGCCCAGGCGCAGATCCAGCTGGAGCGCCTGGGCCTTAAAGTGCCCGCCTCGCGCAAGGTCGAAGGGCTGAGCGTGGCGGCGCAGCAACTGGTGGAAATCGCCAAGGCGCTGACCCTCAAGGCGCGTCTGTTGATTCTGGATGAACCCACCGCCGCGCTGGGTGGCGAAGAAACCGAGCTGCTGTTTCAGCAGGTTGAACGACTCAAGGCCGAGGGTGTTTCGTTCATCTATATCAGCCATCGTCTGGAAGAAATCGCACGTATTGCCGACCGCGTACTGGTGCTGCGCGACGGGCGCCAGATTGCCCTGCATGCCACCGCGCAGGTGCCGGTGCGTGAGTTGGTGGAGCAGATGGTCGGGCGCAGTCTGGAGCGGATTTTCCCCACGCTGCAGGCGCCGAAAGACCAGGTGATGTTGCAGGTCAAAGACTTGAGTTGCCATGAGTTTGCCTTGCATGGCATCGACTTCAGCGTACGCGCCGGCGAGGTCTTCGGCATTGCCGGTGTGGTCGGTGCCGGGCGCACGGAGCTGGTGCGCACCATCGCCGGCGCGGCCCGGGACATCAGGGGCCATATGGTGCTGGATGGCGAGGTTCGCCAGTTGCGTTCGCCGTTCGAGGCGATTCAAGCCGGTGTGGTGCTGGTGCCCGAAGACCGCAAACAGCAAGGTGTGGTGGTGGAACATCGCATCGAAGACAACCTGATTTACGGCAACACTGACCTGCTAGACAAACGCGGCTGGGTGTTCCCTGCCCCGCTGCGCGAATTCGCTCGTACCGCAGTGGCACGGCTGGGCGTGAAAGGTGCGCCGCAGTCGCGCATTTCCAGCCTGTCGGGGGGTAATCAGCAAAAGGTGATCATTGCCAAATGGCTGGCGCGCAATCCCAAGGTGTTCATTTTGGACGAGCCTACCCGTGGTATCGACGTGGGTGCACGGGCGGCGATTTATGAAGTGATCGCCGACCTTGCAGCCAAAGGGATGGCAGTGATTGTGGTGAGCTCGGACCTGGACGAAGTGCTTGGGTTGTCCCATCGGGTGATGGTGATGAGCCGGGGGCGGCAGATGGGGATTTTGGAGCGTGGCGAGGCGACACCGGTTTCGGTGATGGAAATGGCCACGGCCTAGTGCCCTACCCTCGCAAACAATGAAGATCCAATGTGGGAGCTGGCTTGCCTGCGATAGCGGAGGGTCAGCCAATGCAGATGTGACTGAGCTACCGCCATCGCAGGCAAGCCAGCTCCCACAGGGGTTCGGTGTTATTTCAAATAATGGAGTCGTTCATGCAACTTTTTAGTCTTCACGGCCAGGTAGCCTTTGTCACCGGCGCAGGCAGCGGGATTGGCCAGGCCATTGCTGTTGGATTGGCCGAAGCCGGCGCCGATGTGGGGTGTTTTGACTTGCCCGGCAGCCCCGGCATCGCCAATACGGTCGAACGTATCCAGGCCCAGGGCCGTCGTGCCCTGGCCCTGAGCGGCACTGTGACCGACCGCGCCGCCCTCGACGCCGCCGTCGCGCGCACCGAATCCGAACTCGGCGAGCTCAGCGTGGCCGTCAACTGCGCCGGCATCGCCAATGCCCAGGCCGCCGAAGACCTCGAATTGCAACGCTGGCAAGCCACGCTCGACATCAACCTCACCGGTATTTTCCTCAGCTGCCAGGCCCAGGCTGCCGTGATGCTGCCCCGTGGCAAAGGCGCCATCGTCAATATCGCGTCCATGTCCGGCAGCATCGTCAACCGCGGCTTGTTGCAAGCCCACTACAACACGTCCAAGGCTGGAGTGATCCACCTGAGCAAAAGCCTGGCGATGGAATGGGCCGACAAGGGCCTGCGGGTCAATTGCATCAGTCCCGGCTACACCGCCACGCCGATGAACTCGCGACCGGAAGTGGCCGACCAGGTGAAGATTTTTGAACAGACCACGCCCATGGGCCGCATGGCAGGCGTGGAGGAAATGGTGGGACCGGCGATTTTCCTGGTCAGCCAGGCCTCGTCTTTCTGCACCGGTGTCGACCTGCTGGTCGATGGCGGTTTTGTCTGCTGGTAAACCTTATTGGAGCCCTTTGTCATGTCGCAACGTTTCAGCGGTAAAACCGTGGTTATCACCGGCGCCTGCCGTGGCATAGGCGCAGGCATTGCCGAGCGCTTTGCCCAGGAAGGCGCCCACCTTGTATTGGCCTCCAATGATCTGGAACGCGTGACCTTCACCGCCAACCAACTGGCCGAAGAATACAAGGTCGA from Pseudomonas tolaasii NCPPB 2192 includes the following:
- a CDS encoding ABC transporter permease — translated: MDAKATVQHPAELKPPHRPRLVKLLPSNIGGPLIGLVLLVLVFSFSSEFFFSLRNGLNILDQVTVLGILAIGMTAVIVIGGIDLSVGSVLAFSMMMLGWLYQDQAVPLGFAIPISIASGMLAGLVSGGLITYAKLPPFIATLTMMSVARGLANILTEGRQIVGYPDWFTSLATVRHFGFLSATVGLFLVMLVVAWVFLRFRAGGRNLYAMGGSPEVARLSGIKVRAITLWVYAVSGALAGIAAVTLAARLDSSQPSAGLSLELDAIAAVVIGGASLSGGVGSIGGTLVGVLIIGVLRNGLNLLGVSPFIQQVVIGVVIALAVTIDTLRRRSSTAR
- a CDS encoding sugar ABC transporter substrate-binding protein yields the protein MFSPKKLLIATALAAATLTAAGTTWAKDLTIGLAVANLQADFFNQIKQSVEAEGKDKGIKVITVDAQGNSSTQVSQIEDLITRQIDVLIYIPAGATAAGVPVKAAKAAGIPVIAVDRNAPDAPGDTFIASDSVAGAKTLAEYVGKITDGKGRIAILQGQLGTTPEIDRAKGFEEGLKAFPDLKVVAQQPAEWAQDKGFAVAQDLLQRDPNISVFFGRADAMALGAAQAVKVGNLDHNVVVVGFDGDVAGLKAVESGVLDATMTQQTQKMGRLAVASAIDLKAGKAVPKEQLLPTVLTTKENVAPFLQQHP
- a CDS encoding sugar ABC transporter ATP-binding protein, whose product is MRAAALENAPDAVLCLRDISKAYGPVQVLSQVNVDIRPGEVLALLGENGAGKSTLSSIIAGLVQPETGGSMTWLGAPYAPASPGAALSAGIGLIHQEIRLLPQLSIAENIFVGRLPMRHGRVDRDYIEAQAQIQLERLGLKVPASRKVEGLSVAAQQLVEIAKALTLKARLLILDEPTAALGGEETELLFQQVERLKAEGVSFIYISHRLEEIARIADRVLVLRDGRQIALHATAQVPVRELVEQMVGRSLERIFPTLQAPKDQVMLQVKDLSCHEFALHGIDFSVRAGEVFGIAGVVGAGRTELVRTIAGAARDIRGHMVLDGEVRQLRSPFEAIQAGVVLVPEDRKQQGVVVEHRIEDNLIYGNTDLLDKRGWVFPAPLREFARTAVARLGVKGAPQSRISSLSGGNQQKVIIAKWLARNPKVFILDEPTRGIDVGARAAIYEVIADLAAKGMAVIVVSSDLDEVLGLSHRVMVMSRGRQMGILERGEATPVSVMEMATA
- a CDS encoding SDR family oxidoreductase; translation: MQLFSLHGQVAFVTGAGSGIGQAIAVGLAEAGADVGCFDLPGSPGIANTVERIQAQGRRALALSGTVTDRAALDAAVARTESELGELSVAVNCAGIANAQAAEDLELQRWQATLDINLTGIFLSCQAQAAVMLPRGKGAIVNIASMSGSIVNRGLLQAHYNTSKAGVIHLSKSLAMEWADKGLRVNCISPGYTATPMNSRPEVADQVKIFEQTTPMGRMAGVEEMVGPAIFLVSQASSFCTGVDLLVDGGFVCW